One segment of Mycolicibacterium neworleansense DNA contains the following:
- the rplX gene encoding 50S ribosomal protein L24, protein MKVHKGDTVLVVSGKDKGAKGKVIEAYPTRDKVLVEGVNRIKKHTAQSQNERGASSGGIVTQEAAIHVSNVMVVDSDGKPTRVGYRVDEETGKKVRIAKTNGKDI, encoded by the coding sequence ATGAAGGTCCACAAGGGCGACACCGTGCTGGTGGTCTCGGGCAAGGACAAGGGCGCGAAGGGCAAGGTCATCGAGGCCTACCCGACCCGCGACAAGGTTCTGGTCGAGGGCGTCAACCGGATCAAGAAGCACACCGCGCAGTCGCAGAACGAGCGTGGCGCGTCGTCGGGCGGCATCGTCACCCAGGAAGCCGCGATCCACGTGTCCAACGTGATGGTCGTCGACTCCGACGGCAAGCCGACCCGCGTGGGTTACCGCGTCGATGAGGAGACCGGCAAGAAGGTCCGCATCGCCAAGACCAATGGCAAGGACATCTGA
- a CDS encoding cupin domain-containing protein: MSEYLAAPGSVVDAAALALDHTRLPDELVVDGAPMTAHRDLTGFSDVTIGVWEHTPGVSRDVEADEVFVVLCGHATVSFDDGSPPIDLRPGSVVRLREGQRTTWTVRETLRKVFIA; the protein is encoded by the coding sequence GTGAGCGAGTACCTCGCTGCGCCCGGCAGCGTCGTCGACGCCGCGGCGCTGGCGCTCGACCACACCCGGCTTCCCGATGAGCTGGTGGTCGATGGAGCGCCGATGACGGCCCACCGTGATCTGACCGGGTTCTCGGACGTGACGATCGGGGTCTGGGAACACACGCCCGGGGTCTCGCGTGACGTGGAGGCCGACGAGGTGTTCGTGGTCCTGTGCGGCCACGCGACCGTCTCCTTCGACGACGGCTCCCCACCGATCGATCTCCGTCCGGGCAGCGTGGTCCGGTTGCGCGAAGGGCAGCGCACCACCTGGACGGTCCGCGAGACGCTGCGAAAAGTCTTCATCGCATAA
- a CDS encoding TetR/AcrR family transcriptional regulator, with product MASSRDRILDAYEDVLAVEGERYATLDAVAAKAGVSKGGLLYHFPSKDRLAGALCDRLLALAADDVEEMRTAPDGPARYYIRSSHYAGTPLDRTLVAVSRLQQAGDNHARSVIETVSANWLNLLHEALGDLDVARAVKLIGDGLYYSALHRALGGHAVQAQQDDGLLAIIDRITANSDTAR from the coding sequence ATGGCTTCGTCGCGGGACCGCATCCTCGACGCCTATGAGGACGTCCTCGCCGTCGAAGGCGAGCGGTACGCCACCCTCGATGCGGTGGCCGCCAAGGCGGGCGTATCGAAAGGCGGTCTGCTGTACCACTTCCCATCGAAGGACCGCCTCGCCGGCGCCCTGTGCGACCGGCTGCTGGCGCTGGCCGCCGACGACGTGGAAGAGATGCGGACGGCTCCGGACGGACCGGCGCGGTACTACATCCGGTCATCGCACTACGCGGGCACGCCGCTCGACCGGACCCTGGTGGCGGTATCGCGGTTGCAGCAGGCCGGCGACAACCATGCCCGGTCGGTCATCGAGACGGTTTCGGCCAACTGGTTGAACCTCCTTCACGAGGCGCTCGGCGATCTCGACGTGGCCCGCGCGGTGAAGTTGATCGGTGACGGCCTGTACTACAGCGCCCTGCACCGTGCGCTGGGCGGCCACGCGGTGCAGGCACAGCAGGACGACGGATTGCTGGCGATCATCGATCGGATCACGGCCAACTCGGACACCGCTCGATGA
- the rplN gene encoding 50S ribosomal protein L14, translating into MIQQESRLKVADNTGAKEILCIRVLGGSSRRYAGIGDVIVATVKDAIPGGNVKRGDVVKAVVVRTVKERRRADGSYIKFDENAAVIIKADNDPRGTRIFGPVGRELREKRFMKIVSLAPEVL; encoded by the coding sequence GTGATTCAGCAGGAATCGCGGTTGAAGGTCGCCGACAACACGGGCGCCAAGGAGATCTTGTGCATCCGCGTGCTCGGTGGCTCATCGCGACGCTACGCAGGCATCGGTGATGTCATCGTCGCGACCGTCAAGGACGCCATCCCCGGCGGCAACGTCAAGCGTGGCGATGTCGTCAAGGCCGTCGTGGTGCGCACCGTCAAGGAGCGTCGCCGCGCCGACGGCAGCTACATCAAGTTCGACGAGAACGCGGCCGTCATCATCAAGGCCGACAACGACCCCCGCGGTACCCGCATCTTCGGGCCCGTCGGCCGGGAACTGCGCGAGAAGCGCTTCATGAAGATCGTCTCGCTGGCGCCGGAGGTTTTGTAA
- the rplF gene encoding 50S ribosomal protein L6, whose protein sequence is MSRIGKQPVLVPAGVDVTIDGRNVSVKGPKGTLTLDVAEPITVERNEDGAIVVSRPDDERRSRSLHGLSRTLVANLVTGVTEGYTRKMEIFGVGYRVQLKGSNLEFALGYSHPVVIEAPEGITFAVETPTKFSVSGIDKQKVGQISAVIRRLRRPDPYKGKGVRYEGEQIRRKVGKTGK, encoded by the coding sequence ATGTCGCGTATTGGTAAGCAGCCGGTCCTGGTTCCCGCCGGGGTCGATGTGACGATTGACGGCCGCAACGTCTCGGTCAAGGGCCCCAAGGGCACCCTGACCCTGGATGTCGCAGAGCCGATCACCGTCGAGCGCAACGAGGATGGCGCCATTGTGGTCAGCCGTCCCGATGACGAGCGGCGCAGCCGCTCCCTGCACGGGCTCTCCCGCACCCTGGTGGCCAACCTGGTCACCGGCGTCACCGAGGGCTACACCCGCAAGATGGAGATCTTCGGCGTCGGCTACCGCGTCCAGCTCAAGGGTTCCAACCTGGAGTTCGCACTCGGTTACAGCCACCCCGTGGTGATCGAGGCGCCCGAGGGCATCACGTTCGCCGTCGAGACGCCCACGAAGTTCTCGGTCTCAGGTATCGACAAGCAGAAGGTCGGTCAGATCTCCGCGGTCATCCGCCGCCTGCGCCGTCCCGACCCGTACAAGGGCAAGGGCGTGCGTTACGAGGGTGAGCAGATCCGCCGCAAGGTCGGAAAGACAGGTAAGTAA
- the rplR gene encoding 50S ribosomal protein L18 — protein MATTKTDAAAARKPVGQNISETRRNSRLRRHARLRKKVSGTAQTPRLVVNRSARHIHVQLVDDLQGVTLAAASSIEADVRAVEGDKKAHSVRVGQLIAERAKAAGVDTVVFDRGGYTYGGRIAALADAAREGGLKF, from the coding sequence ATGGCTACTACAAAGACTGACGCTGCCGCCGCCCGCAAGCCGGTGGGGCAGAACATCTCTGAGACCCGCCGCAACTCCCGGCTGCGTCGGCACGCCCGGTTGCGCAAGAAGGTCTCCGGCACCGCCCAGACCCCGCGTCTGGTGGTCAACCGCTCGGCACGGCACATCCACGTGCAGCTCGTCGACGACCTGCAGGGCGTCACGCTGGCGGCTGCTTCGTCGATCGAGGCCGACGTCCGCGCCGTCGAGGGTGACAAGAAGGCGCACAGCGTTCGCGTCGGTCAGCTGATCGCCGAGCGTGCCAAGGCTGCCGGCGTCGACACCGTGGTGTTCGACCGTGGTGGCTACACCTATGGCGGCCGGATCGCCGCGCTGGCGGATGCCGCGCGCGAGGGCGGGCTGAAATTCTGA
- a CDS encoding formylglycine-generating enzyme family protein, whose translation MVSELIELPGATFQMGSTAFYPEETPVHPVTVAPFAIEKYPVTTAEFGAFVEATGYLTIAEQPMDPALYPGVDEADLVPGALVFKPTDGPVDLRDWRQWWDWAPGANWRHPFGPDRDPAAPDHPVVQVAYPDAAAYAAWAGRRLPTEAEWEYAARGGVEGIYAWGDEATPGGQLMANTWQGRFPYRNDGALGWHGTSPIGAFPVNGFGLSDMIGNVWEWTTTRFTGQHRPGTDAPACCPPAGADPTVNQVLKGGSHLCAPEYCHRYRPAARSPQSQDSATTHIGFRCVVS comes from the coding sequence GTGGTCTCCGAACTCATCGAGCTTCCCGGCGCGACCTTCCAGATGGGTTCGACGGCGTTCTACCCCGAAGAGACCCCGGTTCATCCGGTGACCGTGGCCCCGTTCGCCATCGAGAAGTACCCGGTCACCACCGCCGAGTTCGGCGCATTCGTCGAGGCAACCGGATACCTCACGATCGCCGAACAGCCGATGGACCCGGCGCTGTACCCCGGGGTGGACGAGGCCGATCTGGTGCCCGGGGCCCTGGTGTTCAAGCCCACCGACGGCCCCGTCGACCTGAGGGACTGGCGGCAATGGTGGGACTGGGCGCCCGGAGCCAACTGGCGTCACCCGTTCGGGCCAGACCGGGACCCGGCCGCACCCGATCATCCCGTCGTTCAGGTGGCCTATCCGGACGCCGCGGCGTACGCAGCCTGGGCGGGCCGCCGGCTGCCCACCGAAGCCGAGTGGGAGTACGCGGCCCGCGGGGGAGTCGAGGGCATCTATGCCTGGGGTGACGAGGCAACTCCCGGCGGGCAGCTCATGGCCAACACCTGGCAGGGCCGGTTCCCGTATCGCAACGACGGCGCCCTCGGCTGGCACGGCACCTCGCCGATCGGAGCCTTCCCGGTGAACGGGTTCGGCTTGTCCGACATGATCGGCAACGTGTGGGAGTGGACCACCACGAGGTTCACCGGTCAGCACCGGCCAGGGACCGACGCGCCGGCGTGCTGCCCGCCCGCCGGGGCGGATCCCACGGTGAACCAGGTGCTCAAGGGTGGTTCGCACCTCTGCGCGCCCGAGTACTGTCACCGTTACCGTCCGGCGGCACGGTCGCCGCAGTCGCAGGACAGCGCGACCACCCACATCGGATTTCGCTGCGTGGTCAGCTGA
- the rplE gene encoding 50S ribosomal protein L5 translates to MTAPEKVQPRLKQRYREEIREALNKQFEFDNVMQIPGVVKVVVNMGVGDAARDAKLINGAVSDLQLITGQKPEIRKARKSIAQFKLREGMPIGARVTLRGDRMWEFLDRLISIALPRIRDFRGLNGKQFDGTGNYTFGLNEQSMFHEIDVDSIDRPRGMDITVVTSATNDDEGRALLKALGFPFKEN, encoded by the coding sequence ATGACTGCACCAGAGAAGGTTCAGCCCCGGCTGAAGCAGCGCTACCGCGAAGAGATCCGCGAAGCGCTGAACAAGCAGTTCGAGTTCGACAACGTCATGCAGATCCCTGGCGTCGTCAAGGTCGTCGTCAACATGGGCGTCGGTGACGCCGCCCGTGACGCCAAGCTGATCAACGGCGCGGTCAGTGACCTGCAGCTGATCACCGGCCAGAAGCCGGAGATCCGCAAGGCCCGCAAGTCCATCGCACAGTTCAAGCTGCGTGAGGGCATGCCCATCGGCGCCCGCGTGACCCTGCGCGGCGACCGGATGTGGGAGTTCCTGGACCGGCTGATCTCCATCGCCCTGCCCCGTATCCGCGACTTCCGCGGCCTGAACGGCAAGCAGTTCGACGGCACCGGCAACTACACCTTCGGCCTCAACGAGCAGTCGATGTTCCACGAGATCGACGTGGATTCCATCGACCGTCCCCGCGGCATGGACATCACCGTCGTCACCTCGGCGACCAACGACGACGAAGGCCGTGCGCTGCTGAAGGCGCTGGGCTTCCCCTTCAAGGAGAACTGA
- a CDS encoding MFS transporter, with translation MRVYRDVLAAPGVLNMTASQLFARLPLGMLNLAILLHVQSKTGSYALAGAAVACLSVGEAVAMPVTARLAGRGMTATLVAAAVVNGAAMLALAVAGPSPAVLLTLGVVIGASVPPLMPVVRALYPQLVPRDGVRALFAFDTTAQELIWVVGPLATTFLASMLSTAIPLVASAVVTVAGTGWFLLSARHLRPVPPKGATAFGRVMANRAVILAMVASLALVASFMALEVGIVAAFGRTGLTAGLAIAVASVGSLLGGLAFGHRRFGLAGLVAALATVAIGTGVFGVVDNRVWEFVALFVSGLGFAPAMSALYLMVSRQIADHSATEAFGWLNSAALVGGATGTAIAGVAADAHGAAGPIVVSTVLALVAAGTPVAARLAGPLSGLTDQPAVRTDAGATEQWPSTSGPGLKAASVSPANTGEQV, from the coding sequence ATGCGGGTGTACCGGGACGTGCTCGCGGCGCCGGGCGTGCTCAACATGACCGCCTCTCAGCTGTTCGCCCGGCTGCCGCTGGGCATGCTCAACCTCGCGATCCTGTTGCACGTCCAATCCAAGACCGGCTCTTATGCGCTGGCCGGCGCCGCGGTGGCCTGCCTCAGCGTCGGGGAAGCCGTCGCGATGCCGGTAACCGCCCGGCTGGCCGGCCGGGGCATGACGGCAACCCTTGTCGCCGCGGCCGTGGTGAACGGCGCTGCCATGCTGGCCCTCGCCGTTGCCGGCCCCTCACCGGCGGTGCTGTTGACCCTGGGTGTGGTGATCGGTGCCTCCGTGCCGCCGCTGATGCCGGTGGTCCGCGCGCTCTACCCGCAGTTGGTTCCCCGCGATGGGGTGCGGGCCTTGTTCGCGTTCGATACCACTGCGCAGGAATTGATCTGGGTCGTCGGTCCGCTGGCCACGACCTTCCTCGCTTCGATGCTGTCGACCGCGATCCCGTTGGTCGCGTCCGCGGTGGTCACTGTGGCCGGGACCGGGTGGTTCCTGCTGAGCGCCAGGCATCTTCGACCGGTGCCGCCGAAGGGCGCCACGGCTTTCGGCCGGGTGATGGCGAACCGGGCGGTCATCCTTGCGATGGTCGCCAGCCTCGCGCTGGTCGCCTCCTTCATGGCACTGGAGGTCGGCATCGTCGCCGCTTTCGGTCGCACGGGTCTGACCGCCGGCCTGGCCATCGCGGTGGCCAGCGTGGGATCGCTGCTCGGTGGTCTGGCGTTCGGGCACCGCCGATTTGGGCTCGCGGGTCTGGTAGCCGCACTGGCAACCGTGGCGATCGGGACGGGAGTGTTCGGGGTCGTCGACAACCGCGTGTGGGAATTCGTCGCGTTGTTCGTCTCCGGGCTGGGCTTCGCCCCGGCGATGTCCGCGCTGTATCTGATGGTGTCGAGACAAATCGCGGATCACTCCGCGACGGAGGCGTTCGGTTGGCTCAACAGCGCCGCACTCGTGGGCGGGGCGACGGGTACCGCCATCGCCGGCGTGGCGGCCGATGCGCACGGCGCGGCCGGTCCGATCGTGGTATCGACGGTGCTCGCCCTTGTCGCGGCGGGCACCCCCGTCGCCGCGCGTCTGGCCGGTCCGTTGAGCGGTCTCACCGATCAACCGGCCGTGCGAACCGATGCGGGCGCGACGGAGCAATGGCCCTCGACGTCAGGGCCGGGATTGAAGGCAGCGTCAGTTTCCCCAGCAAACACCGGCGAGCAGGTGTAA
- a CDS encoding arylsulfatase — MASAFNPAFNGKIELDIRDSEPDWAPYAAPTAAENAPNVLYLVWDDTGIATWDCFGGLVDMPAMSRIAERGVRLSQFHTTALCSPTRASLLTGRNATTVGMATIEEFTDGFPNCNGRIPYETALLSEVLAENGYNTYCVGKWHLTPLEESNLAATKRHWPCSRGFERFYGFMGGETDQWYPDLVYDNHPVDPPATPEQGYHLSQDLADKTIEFIRDAKVIAPDKPWFTYLCPGAGHAPHHVFKEWADRYAGRFDMGYEAYRDIVLENQKRLGIVPPDTELSPVNPYADVKGPNGEPWPAQDTVRPWAGLGDDEKRLFTRMAEVFAGFLSYTDAQIGRVLDFLEETGQLDNTIIVVISDNGASGEGGPNGSVNETKFFNGYIDTAEEGLKFFDRLGSPETYNHYPIGWAMAFNTPYKLFKRYASHEGGIADTAIISWPNGIGAHGAVRDNYVNVCDITPTVYDLLDITPPASVRGVPQKPLDGVSFKVALDNPEAPTGKETQFYTMLGTRGIWHKGWFANTVHAATPSGWSHFDADRWELFHIETDRSQCHDLADEEPDKLAELKELWFSEAGKYNGLPLADLNILETMTRWRPYLVGERSRYTYYPHTAEVGLGAAAELRGQSFTVLADVTVEHADTQGVLFKQGGAHGGHVLFLAGGRLHYVYNFLGEQEQSLVSPDPIALGRHIFGVQYQRTGTVEGSHTPLGDTVLYVDDAAVATLAGMQTHPGMFALAGGGICIGRNTGSAVSRQYRAPFPFTGGTIGQVTVDLSGEPYQDLERSLSVAFAKD; from the coding sequence ATGGCTAGCGCGTTCAACCCAGCGTTCAACGGCAAGATTGAACTGGACATCAGGGATTCCGAACCGGATTGGGCTCCCTACGCAGCACCCACTGCCGCCGAGAACGCGCCGAACGTTCTGTACCTGGTGTGGGACGACACCGGAATCGCCACCTGGGACTGCTTCGGCGGCTTGGTGGACATGCCCGCGATGAGCCGGATCGCCGAACGCGGAGTTCGGCTGTCGCAATTTCACACCACCGCGCTGTGCTCGCCCACCCGGGCGTCACTGCTCACCGGTCGCAACGCCACCACGGTCGGGATGGCCACCATCGAGGAGTTCACCGACGGATTCCCCAACTGCAACGGCCGGATTCCGTATGAGACGGCCCTGCTGTCGGAGGTGCTCGCCGAGAACGGCTACAACACCTACTGCGTGGGCAAGTGGCACCTGACCCCGCTGGAGGAGTCCAATCTCGCTGCCACCAAACGGCATTGGCCGTGTTCACGCGGGTTCGAACGGTTCTACGGATTCATGGGCGGCGAAACCGACCAGTGGTACCCGGATCTGGTGTACGACAACCATCCGGTCGATCCGCCGGCCACACCCGAGCAGGGCTACCACCTCTCACAGGACCTGGCGGACAAGACCATCGAGTTCATCCGGGATGCCAAGGTGATCGCCCCGGACAAACCCTGGTTCACCTACCTGTGTCCAGGCGCGGGCCACGCCCCGCACCATGTCTTCAAGGAATGGGCAGACCGGTACGCCGGGCGGTTCGACATGGGCTACGAGGCCTACCGCGACATCGTGCTGGAGAATCAGAAACGGCTGGGCATCGTGCCGCCCGACACCGAACTGTCGCCGGTGAACCCGTACGCGGATGTCAAGGGACCCAACGGTGAACCGTGGCCCGCGCAGGACACCGTGCGGCCGTGGGCCGGCCTGGGTGACGACGAGAAGCGGTTGTTCACGCGCATGGCGGAGGTGTTCGCCGGGTTCCTGTCCTACACCGACGCCCAGATCGGCCGCGTACTGGACTTCCTGGAGGAGACGGGGCAGCTCGACAACACGATCATCGTGGTGATCTCCGACAACGGGGCCAGCGGCGAGGGCGGGCCCAACGGCTCGGTCAACGAGACCAAGTTCTTCAACGGGTATATCGACACGGCCGAGGAAGGGCTCAAGTTCTTCGACCGGCTGGGCTCACCGGAGACCTACAACCACTACCCGATCGGGTGGGCGATGGCGTTCAACACGCCCTACAAGCTGTTCAAGCGCTACGCGTCGCACGAAGGGGGAATCGCCGACACCGCAATCATCTCCTGGCCCAACGGCATTGGTGCCCACGGCGCGGTCCGCGACAACTACGTCAACGTCTGTGACATCACCCCGACCGTCTACGACCTGCTCGACATCACGCCGCCGGCCAGCGTGCGCGGGGTGCCGCAGAAACCACTGGACGGCGTGAGCTTCAAAGTGGCACTGGACAATCCGGAGGCGCCGACGGGCAAGGAGACCCAGTTCTACACCATGCTGGGTACCCGGGGCATCTGGCACAAGGGCTGGTTCGCCAACACGGTCCACGCCGCGACCCCCTCGGGCTGGTCGCACTTCGATGCCGACCGCTGGGAGCTGTTCCACATCGAAACCGACCGCAGCCAGTGCCACGACCTGGCCGACGAAGAGCCGGACAAACTCGCCGAACTCAAGGAGCTGTGGTTCAGCGAGGCCGGCAAGTACAACGGCCTGCCGCTGGCCGATCTGAACATCCTGGAAACCATGACCCGGTGGCGGCCGTACCTGGTGGGGGAGCGGTCCCGATACACCTACTATCCGCACACCGCGGAGGTCGGGCTGGGCGCGGCAGCCGAACTGCGCGGGCAGTCGTTCACCGTGCTCGCAGACGTCACCGTCGAGCATGCCGACACCCAGGGCGTCTTGTTCAAACAGGGTGGCGCGCACGGCGGTCACGTGCTGTTCCTCGCCGGCGGGCGACTGCACTATGTCTACAACTTCCTCGGTGAGCAGGAGCAGTCGCTGGTCTCACCAGACCCGATTGCGTTGGGGCGGCACATTTTCGGGGTGCAGTACCAGCGCACCGGAACCGTCGAGGGCAGCCACACCCCACTCGGGGACACCGTGCTGTACGTCGACGACGCCGCGGTGGCCACCCTGGCCGGAATGCAGACCCACCCCGGCATGTTCGCGCTCGCCGGTGGCGGCATCTGCATCGGCCGCAACACCGGATCGGCCGTGTCCCGGCAATACCGGGCGCCGTTCCCCTTCACCGGCGGCACCATCGGCCAGGTCACCGTCGACCTGTCCGGCGAGCCGTACCAGGACCTCGAACGATCCCTGTCCGTCGCGTTCGCCAAGGACTGA
- a CDS encoding NAD(P)/FAD-dependent oxidoreductase — MQTVFERNTPAPGLIERALASTALQPFWLDDIPGGPGHPGLTKPSSRYDLVVVGGGYTGLWSALLAKQRDPGARVALIEGQTIGWAASGRNGGFVEASLTHGAENGRSRWPDEIELLDRLGAENLDGIEKAVESLKLDCDFERTGSIAVALEPYQAAELADAALRPGQVYFDQQGIRAEVHSPTYLAGVWSKDAAALVHPAKLASELARAAGELGVEIYENSKVLGLDQEHRGGPLSVRTERVSVQADRVILATNGFPSLLKRYRYHTVPVYDYALMTEPLTDAQLGEIGWGNRQGISDMSNQFHYYRLSKDNRILWGGYDAIYHFGGRIRPEYEDRDATYRRLAGHFFTTFPQLEDVRFSHRWAGVIDTSTRFCAFFGSAYGDRVGYAAGFTGLGVAATRFAAEVMLDRFAGTPTVRTELGMVKSMPMPFPPEPLASAGIQATRWSLDRADHREGRRNVLLKALDSVGLGFDS, encoded by the coding sequence GTGCAAACCGTTTTCGAACGAAATACTCCCGCCCCCGGCCTGATCGAGCGCGCGTTGGCGTCGACAGCCCTTCAGCCCTTCTGGCTCGACGACATTCCTGGCGGGCCTGGCCATCCCGGGCTGACCAAGCCGTCGTCGCGCTACGACCTGGTCGTCGTGGGCGGCGGGTACACCGGCCTGTGGTCAGCGCTGCTGGCAAAGCAGCGGGACCCGGGCGCCCGGGTTGCTCTCATCGAGGGGCAGACCATCGGATGGGCGGCCTCGGGTCGCAACGGCGGTTTCGTCGAGGCGTCGCTCACCCACGGCGCCGAGAACGGACGCAGCCGCTGGCCGGATGAGATCGAACTGCTCGACCGGCTGGGCGCGGAGAACCTCGACGGCATCGAGAAGGCCGTCGAGTCGCTGAAGCTCGATTGCGACTTCGAGCGGACCGGTTCGATCGCGGTGGCGCTGGAGCCCTACCAGGCAGCCGAACTGGCCGACGCCGCGTTGCGGCCCGGCCAGGTCTACTTCGACCAGCAGGGAATCCGTGCCGAGGTGCACTCGCCCACATATCTGGCCGGGGTGTGGTCGAAGGACGCCGCCGCGTTGGTTCACCCCGCCAAGCTTGCGAGTGAACTCGCCCGCGCCGCAGGTGAACTCGGCGTGGAGATCTACGAGAACAGCAAGGTTCTCGGTCTCGACCAGGAGCACCGAGGTGGGCCGCTGTCCGTGCGCACCGAGCGTGTGTCCGTACAGGCCGACCGGGTGATCTTGGCGACCAACGGATTTCCATCACTGCTGAAGCGCTACCGCTACCACACGGTGCCGGTGTACGACTACGCCTTGATGACCGAACCGCTGACCGACGCCCAGCTCGGCGAGATCGGCTGGGGGAACCGGCAAGGCATCAGCGACATGTCGAATCAGTTCCATTACTACCGGTTGTCGAAAGACAACCGGATCCTGTGGGGCGGGTACGACGCCATCTATCACTTCGGCGGCCGGATCCGGCCCGAGTACGAAGACCGAGATGCCACCTACCGCCGGCTGGCCGGCCACTTCTTCACCACCTTCCCGCAGCTGGAGGACGTGAGGTTCAGCCACCGGTGGGCCGGCGTGATCGACACGTCGACGCGGTTCTGCGCGTTCTTCGGATCCGCGTACGGCGACCGCGTCGGATACGCCGCCGGGTTCACCGGGCTCGGCGTGGCGGCCACCCGGTTCGCCGCCGAGGTGATGCTCGACCGGTTCGCCGGCACCCCGACGGTCCGCACCGAACTCGGCATGGTCAAGTCCATGCCGATGCCGTTTCCGCCGGAACCGTTGGCCTCGGCCGGGATTCAGGCCACTCGCTGGTCGCTGGACCGGGCCGACCATCGTGAGGGCCGGCGCAATGTGCTCTTGAAAGCGCTTGATTCGGTGGGATTGGGATTCGACTCGTGA
- the rpsH gene encoding 30S ribosomal protein S8: MTMTDPIADFLTRLRNANSAYHDEVTLPHSKIKANIAEILKKEGYISDYRTEDARVGKSLVVSLKYGPSRERSIAGLRRVSKPGLRVYAKSTNLPRVLGGLGVAIISTSSGLLTDRQAARSGVGGEVLAYVW; this comes from the coding sequence ATGACGATGACTGACCCGATCGCAGACTTTTTGACACGTCTGCGCAACGCCAATTCGGCGTACCACGATGAGGTGACTCTGCCCCACTCGAAGATCAAGGCGAACATCGCCGAGATCCTCAAGAAAGAGGGCTACATCTCCGATTACCGCACCGAGGATGCCCGCGTCGGCAAGTCCCTGGTGGTCTCGCTCAAGTACGGCCCCAGCCGTGAGCGCAGCATCGCCGGCCTGCGTCGCGTGAGCAAGCCCGGTCTGCGGGTTTACGCAAAGTCCACCAATCTGCCTCGGGTGCTCGGCGGCCTGGGCGTGGCGATCATCTCCACGTCCTCGGGTCTGCTCACCGACCGTCAGGCGGCACGAAGCGGCGTGGGCGGCGAAGTCCTCGCTTACGTCTGGTAG
- a CDS encoding TetR/AcrR family transcriptional regulator, with product MSRTLKSESPKRRRRQTKQGVVLSEELIVEAALRVLQYHGAAGLTVRRLGVALGADPTALYRYFHGIEDVVLAITDELLRRVVDGWEPTGGWREDMRELGLRVHRVYLAHPQAGVLAASRVTGGAHEIQIIETVLGSLRAAGFPEREAVEVYHAFIDQMLGFAALDAAFEALPAEHKKRDDDKWRDTYARLPAESHPNIAATSGLLDESMRRSACESALDLLLDGIALRLDTAR from the coding sequence ATGAGCCGAACATTGAAGTCGGAGTCGCCGAAGCGACGGCGGCGGCAGACAAAGCAGGGGGTGGTGCTGTCCGAGGAGCTCATCGTCGAGGCGGCGCTGCGGGTATTGCAGTATCACGGTGCCGCCGGACTGACCGTGCGACGCCTCGGCGTGGCACTCGGGGCCGACCCCACCGCCCTGTATCGCTACTTCCACGGCATCGAGGACGTGGTGCTGGCCATCACCGACGAATTGCTACGGCGAGTGGTCGACGGGTGGGAGCCGACTGGCGGCTGGCGGGAGGACATGCGGGAACTCGGGCTGCGCGTGCACCGCGTCTACCTCGCGCATCCGCAAGCGGGCGTGCTCGCCGCGAGCCGGGTGACCGGTGGTGCCCACGAGATCCAGATCATCGAGACGGTTTTGGGTTCACTGCGCGCGGCGGGATTCCCGGAGCGCGAGGCGGTGGAGGTGTATCACGCCTTCATCGACCAGATGCTGGGATTTGCCGCGCTGGACGCCGCCTTCGAGGCGTTGCCGGCCGAACACAAGAAGCGCGACGACGACAAGTGGCGTGACACCTACGCGCGGTTGCCCGCCGAGAGCCATCCGAACATCGCGGCCACGAGCGGTCTGCTCGACGAATCGATGCGGCGCAGCGCTTGTGAATCGGCCCTGGATCTCCTTCTCGACGGCATCGCGCTGAGGTTGGACACCGCCCGCTGA
- a CDS encoding type Z 30S ribosomal protein S14, with product MAKKALIHKANKKPKFAVRAYTRCNKCGRPHSVYRKFGLCRICLREMAHAGELPGVQKSSW from the coding sequence ATGGCAAAGAAGGCGTTGATCCACAAGGCCAACAAGAAGCCCAAGTTCGCGGTTCGCGCGTACACGCGGTGCAACAAGTGCGGTCGCCCGCACTCGGTCTACCGCAAGTTCGGGCTGTGCCGTATCTGCCTGCGCGAGATGGCGCACGCGGGTGAGCTGCCCGGCGTGCAGAAGTCCAGCTGGTAA